The proteins below are encoded in one region of Tachypleus tridentatus isolate NWPU-2018 chromosome 4, ASM421037v1, whole genome shotgun sequence:
- the LOC143248433 gene encoding intracellular hyaluronan-binding protein 4.S-like isoform X2, protein MENAYGIGVKNRYDIFLNEEEDPLEILKQHEEEKEKRKTDKVGKEPKGKGVKAGKQTSVISAPKKGGKEDTPNNAKSQEPQQKRTERPPPRIPGERARFGSQDEHKENEERKNKRNRDVPFTQADSKDRGDGEYGMRRGRGVGRGRGRGGRGRGLMIDARGKREFDRQSGSDKSGIKPVDKKEGGGAHNWGTVNDDLDLQYSSVKDEVPENDRSAEESTPETAELKEAEEEVTGEEGKTSVDEGPKEMTLDEWKRREEEVRSVPKFNLRKPGEGESQTQFGKKLYILKKKEEEDEDVEDEEDDEDEDEFSRRGRQKHIVDIEINFNDSRRGRGRGRGGVRGSGLRGSRGGGGGRGNYKAAKSSRPAAPKVDDLEAFPSLAAA, encoded by the exons ATGGAAAACGCATATGGAATCGGTGTAAAAAATagatatgatatatttttaaatgaggAAGAAGATCCTTTGGAAATCTTAAAACAACATGAAGAAGAAAAGGAGAAGAGAAAAACAGATAAAGTTGGTAAAGAACCGAAAGGAAAAGGAGTTAAAGCTGGAAAACAGACATCAGTAATTTCAGCTCCTAAAAAAGGTGGGAAAGAGGATACTCCTAACAACGCAAAGAGTCAAGAACCACAGCAAAAGCGAACGG AGAGACCTCCACCAAGGATTCCAGGAGAAAGAGCTAGATTTGGTTCTCAagatgaacataaagaaaatgaagaaagGAAGAATAAAAGGAACAGAGACGTTCCATTTACACAAGCTGATTCAAA GGATCGTGGTGATGGAGAGTATGGAATGAGGAGAGGACGTGGAGTTGGAAGAGGGAGGGGCAGAGGTGGGCGTGGAAGAGGGCTTATGATAGATGCTAGGGGCAAACGTGAATTTGATAGACAGAGTGGAAGTGATAAAAG TGGAATCAAACCAGTAGACAAGAAAGAAGGTGGCGGAGCACACAACTGGGGAACAGTGAATGATGATTTGga TTTGCAGTACAGCAGTGTAAAAGACGAGGTACCAGAAAATGATCGAAGTGCCGAAGAAAGTACCCCTGAAACTGCTGAACTAAA GGAAGCTGAAGAAGAGGTGACTGGAGAAGAGGGTAAAACGTCTGTGGACGAAGGACCTAAAGAAATGACGTTGGACGAATGGAAGCGAAGAGAGGAAGAAGTACGGTCCGTCCCAAAGTTCAACTTACGTAAACCAGGCGAAGGAGAAAGTCAGACACAGTTTGGGAAGAAATTATACATCCTGAAGAAGAAGGAAGAGGAGGATGAAGATGTTGAAGATGAAGAAGATGATGAA GATGAGGATGAATTTTCACGTAGAGGACGACAGAAGCACATTGTCGACATTGAAATAAACTTCAACGACTCTCGTCGGGGTCGTGGACGTGGAAGAGGTGGTGTGCGTGGAAGCGGTTTGAGAGGTAGCCGTGGAGGAGGGGGTGGACGTGGGAACTACAAGGCTGCCAAATCATCCCGACCGGCTGCCCCCAAGGTGGATGATCTGGA
- the LOC143248433 gene encoding intracellular hyaluronan-binding protein 4.S-like isoform X1 codes for MENAYGIGVKNRYDIFLNEEEDPLEILKQHEEEKEKRKTDKVGKEPKGKGVKAGKQTSVISAPKKGGKEDTPNNAKSQEPQQKRTERPPPRIPGERARFGSQDEHKENEERKNKRNRDVPFTQADSKDRGDGEYGMRRGRGVGRGRGRGGRGRGLMIDARGKREFDRQSGSDKSGIKPVDKKEGGGAHNWGTVNDDLDSLQYSSVKDEVPENDRSAEESTPETAELKEAEEEVTGEEGKTSVDEGPKEMTLDEWKRREEEVRSVPKFNLRKPGEGESQTQFGKKLYILKKKEEEDEDVEDEEDDEDEDEFSRRGRQKHIVDIEINFNDSRRGRGRGRGGVRGSGLRGSRGGGGGRGNYKAAKSSRPAAPKVDDLEAFPSLAAA; via the exons ATGGAAAACGCATATGGAATCGGTGTAAAAAATagatatgatatatttttaaatgaggAAGAAGATCCTTTGGAAATCTTAAAACAACATGAAGAAGAAAAGGAGAAGAGAAAAACAGATAAAGTTGGTAAAGAACCGAAAGGAAAAGGAGTTAAAGCTGGAAAACAGACATCAGTAATTTCAGCTCCTAAAAAAGGTGGGAAAGAGGATACTCCTAACAACGCAAAGAGTCAAGAACCACAGCAAAAGCGAACGG AGAGACCTCCACCAAGGATTCCAGGAGAAAGAGCTAGATTTGGTTCTCAagatgaacataaagaaaatgaagaaagGAAGAATAAAAGGAACAGAGACGTTCCATTTACACAAGCTGATTCAAA GGATCGTGGTGATGGAGAGTATGGAATGAGGAGAGGACGTGGAGTTGGAAGAGGGAGGGGCAGAGGTGGGCGTGGAAGAGGGCTTATGATAGATGCTAGGGGCAAACGTGAATTTGATAGACAGAGTGGAAGTGATAAAAG TGGAATCAAACCAGTAGACAAGAAAGAAGGTGGCGGAGCACACAACTGGGGAACAGTGAATGATGATTTGga CAGTTTGCAGTACAGCAGTGTAAAAGACGAGGTACCAGAAAATGATCGAAGTGCCGAAGAAAGTACCCCTGAAACTGCTGAACTAAA GGAAGCTGAAGAAGAGGTGACTGGAGAAGAGGGTAAAACGTCTGTGGACGAAGGACCTAAAGAAATGACGTTGGACGAATGGAAGCGAAGAGAGGAAGAAGTACGGTCCGTCCCAAAGTTCAACTTACGTAAACCAGGCGAAGGAGAAAGTCAGACACAGTTTGGGAAGAAATTATACATCCTGAAGAAGAAGGAAGAGGAGGATGAAGATGTTGAAGATGAAGAAGATGATGAA GATGAGGATGAATTTTCACGTAGAGGACGACAGAAGCACATTGTCGACATTGAAATAAACTTCAACGACTCTCGTCGGGGTCGTGGACGTGGAAGAGGTGGTGTGCGTGGAAGCGGTTTGAGAGGTAGCCGTGGAGGAGGGGGTGGACGTGGGAACTACAAGGCTGCCAAATCATCCCGACCGGCTGCCCCCAAGGTGGATGATCTGGA